ATCGGATCACCATAACGGCCCAATCCAATGTGTTCGATAACATGCAAACAACTAAGACTGTCGATGGACCTATCCGCAAAGGGGAGCTCACATACGCTACCTTGAACACCGATGATATTAGGCACGGCCGTGTCGATTCGGCGGATGTCCACATACTTCACGGGGAGAAAACTGGCAACATGGGCGACAAAGCCGTCCAAGCGGCTGCCGACATCCACATGTTCGGGGGAGTGATGATGAAATACCCGCTGAGCCGCCCAGATGTCTTGAAGGAAATAATGCCCGCGTGCAGCCCCCGCCGAATCGTGGCGATCTGCAAGGTAAGGTTTTAGTTCGCCCAAGGTTGCTTGCCATTCAGACGGGGCAATCCGTTGCCATTGCCGGTATCCGCTCGCAAACCAGAGAACATCCTTGGGGCGTGAAAAAAAACGGCCGGCCAATTTAAGGACATTACGAACGGACTTCAGGGAACTCATGAATTGCCTCTTTGAAGCAAATTCAGGCGACAGTGCCAGCACGAAGCTGGACTACTTTGACCTCAACACATTGCGCCTGCCTCGCAGGGTGGGCCTTGGCGGTCATCATTGCTACTTGCAGAATGCGAATCGGCCTTGCTTCTGAGACATTCTGCAGATCCGGGATTAATCAACTTTCATATCCTAGCATCTCAAAATCCTGCCGATATAAATCCTGCACAATTTTACGCTCAACCGGTGTGTAATAGTCACTCAGACGCATTTCTGAACCCACCGTTTGATTGATATGATGTAACTGCAAACCGGGCAGTCCGATCTTAGCCGCTACATAGGACCAGTCCTCGGCCAGGTTTTCAAAACGTCCTACAAAATCCACGATGATGTTTCCATCTGCGTCACTGATGCGATCATAGAGCCCCTTAAAGTTCCAGTCAGCCAATGATGAGTAACCAGTCTCCTTTTGCTGTGCAGTGTAGGACGCGAAATCGAGCGTCACCACCTTATGCTTTTTCAAGTAAAGATAGACTGAAAGAAAGTGGGTGTAGGGATGCCTGACGAAACCGAAGGTGAAGTAATCATCCCAATTTTTCTTCTTAGATTTTGTTACCGAACGCACGCCCAGC
This portion of the Rariglobus hedericola genome encodes:
- a CDS encoding DUF268 domain-containing protein — protein: MSSLKSVRNVLKLAGRFFSRPKDVLWFASGYRQWQRIAPSEWQATLGELKPYLADRHDSAGAARGHYFLQDIWAAQRVFHHHSPEHVDVGSRLDGFVAHVASFLPVKYVDIRRIDTAVPNIIGVQGSVCELPFADRSIDSLSCLHVIEHIGLGRYGDPMDPDGWLKGLVELQRVLKPGGQLLIGTPCGRSRVVFHAHRVFSPAQIIAAMPELKLEEFSLIENNRATAWNEQVSPQSAEGLDFGCGLFRFSRPA
- a CDS encoding sulfotransferase family 2 domain-containing protein yields the protein MASQSLSHTLKPYCETFDDRHHTAYEVKTGKMLSRASKRLGVRSVTKSKKKNWDDYFTFGFVRHPYTHFLSVYLYLKKHKVVTLDFASYTAQQKETGYSSLADWNFKGLYDRISDADGNIIVDFVGRFENLAEDWSYVAAKIGLPGLQLHHINQTVGSEMRLSDYYTPVERKIVQDLYRQDFEMLGYES